The following is a genomic window from Streptomyces chrestomyceticus JCM 4735.
CCTGTACGCCGAGGAGGGCACCAACTGCGAGAACCTGCCCGCCTCGCACTCCTTCCTCAAGCACGTACGGGCGGAGATCGACGCACATTACCCCGACACCGTGCTGCTGGCCGAGGCCAACCAGTGGCCGGAGGACGTCGTCGACTATTTCGGGGACTACTCCAAGGGCGGGGACGAATGCCACATGGCGTTCCATTTCCCGGTCATGCCGCGCATCTTCATGGCGGTCCGCCGGGAATCGCGCTACCCGGTCTCGGAAATCCTGGCCAAGACCCCGGAGATCCCGGCCAACTGCCAGTGGGGCATCTTCCTGCGCAACCACGACGAGCTGACGCTCGAAATGGTCACGGACGAAGAGCGTGACTATATGTACGCGGAATATGCCAAGGACCCGCGCATGCGGGCCAATATCGGCATCCGCCGCCGACTGGCCCCGCTGCTCGACAACGACCGCAACCAGATCGAACTCTTCACCGCCCTGCTGCTGTCCCTGCCGGGCTCGCCGATCCTGTATTACGGCGACGAGATCGGCATGGGTGACAACATCTGGCTCGGCGACCGGGACGCGGTCCGCACCCCGATGCAGTGGACGCCCGACCGGAACGCCGGTTTCTCCTCCTGCGACCCCGGCCGGCTCTTCCTGCCGACCATCATGGACCCGGTCTACGGCTATCAGGTCACCAACGTCGAGGCGTCGATGTCCTCGCCGTCGTCGCTGCTCCACTGGACCCGGCGCATGATCGAGATCCGGAAGCAGAACCCGGCCTTCGGCCTCGGCACCTACACCGAACTCCCCTCGTCCAACCCCGCGGTACTGGCCTTCCTGCGCGAATACCAGGACGACCTGGTGCTGTGCGTGCACAATTTCTCGCGCTTCGCGCAGCCCACCGAACTGGACCTGCGCACATTCAACGGCCGGCATCCGGTCGAGCTGATCGGCGGCGTCCGTTTCCCGCCCATCGGCGAATGGCCCTATCTGCTGACCCTCGCGGGCCACGGCTTCTATTGGTTCCGGCTGCGGAGGGGGCGGTCTAGCGACCGTACCGGCGCACGTGCAGGGCGGCGGAAAACCGCCGCCCGTATCCGCCCGCGATACGGGTACGGGCGTTTTCCGACCGCCCCCACGGGCAGTCTCCCTACTACCGCACGGGCCGGGTGAGCCAGCGCCGAAACCCCGGTGTCAGGGGTAATCCCCACGGACGCCGCTGCCGTACGGACGATCCTCACCCGACACGTCCCGCACCGCCGCACAGTCAAGGCCGCATTCCGGGACACTCTGCCCTATCTGTCGTGTGCCCGGGGAAAGGACGCGACGCCATGTCGGAGACCGCCTCGACCCGTGCCATCCGCAGTCCGCACGACCGCCTCTCGACCACCGCGCCCGCGCTGTTGTCCTCACTCGTCCCCCTGCTGAGCGAATGGCTGCCGCGGCAGCGGTGGTTCGCCGGCAAAGGGCGGCCGATCACGGGCTTCCATCTGGTGTCGGCGACCGAGTTGCTGCCGTGCGCGGCGGGTGGCGCCACACCGGGGCTGCTGCACCTGCTCGTACGGGCGCAGCAGTCGGCGGCCCCGCCCGGGGCCCCGCAGCCGGTGCCACCGGAGCACCCCGCCGAACCGGCCGCCACGCCGCCCACGGGCCCGGCGGCGAGCGGGGACTGCTACCAGCTTCTGCTCGGCGTGCACAGCGCCCTGCCGCCGCAGCTCGCCCCCGCCGTGATCGGCCGCCCCGCCGGCGGCCCGCTGCACGGGCGCACGGTCTACGACGCCCTGCTGGACAACCGGCTGTGCGCCCTCCTGCTGGAGCGGCTGCGGGTGCCGGGACGGCTCGGCGGCCTGCGGTTCTGCCGGGTGGCCGACAGCACCATCTCCTCCGGGATGCCCGCCCGCCCGATCACCGTCGAACAGACCAACTCCTCGGTCGTCTACGGCGATTCGTACATCCTCAAGGTGTTCCGGCGCACCGCGCCCGGCCTCAACCCCGACCTGGAACTGCCGCTGGCGCTGGCCCGCGCCAAGTGCGGACGGGTCCCGGCGCCCGCCGCGTGGTTCGAGACCGACCCGGAGGCGGGCGACGGCGAGCCGGTGACGCTCGGCGTGCTCCAGCCCTACCTGAGCGGCTCCGCCGACGGCTGGCAGCTTGCCCTGAACGCGCTCGCCGTGCAGGCCGACTTCACCAGCTCCGCGCGGGCCCTCGGGCACGCCACCGCCGAGGTGCACACCGCGCTGGCCGAGACGCTGCCCACCACCGAACTGCGCCGCCCGCAACTCGACGCGGTCGCCGCCCAGATGAACGAGCGGCTGGTGGCCACCGCGCGCGTGGTGCCCGCCCTGCGCCCGTACTGCGCGCGGCTGCGCACCGCCTTCGACGACCTCGCGGCGCTCGGGCACGACGGCCGCGCCTGGTCCGCCCAGCGCATCCACGGCGATCTGCACCTGGGCCAGACGCTGCGGACCGCCGACGAAGGCCGCTGGTCGCTGATCGACTTCGAGGGCGAGCCGTCCCGGCCGCTGGCCGAGCGGCGGCGCCCGCAGCCCGCGGTGCGCGACGTGGCGGCCATGCTGCGCTCGTTCGACTACGCGGCCCGCAGCGGCCCTTCGGGCGGCGACCCGTGGTCGCTGGAGTGGGCCCGGCGCACCCGGGCCGCCTACTGCCTCGGGTACGCGGAGGCCGGCGGGCTCGATCCGCGCTCGGCGCCCGAGCTGATGCGGGCGTACGAGACGGACAAGGCCGTCTACGAAGTGCTCTACGAGGCCCGGCACCGGCCGAACTGGCTGCCCGTACCGATGGCCGCGGTGCGGCGGCTGGCCGGGGCGCCCGCGTCCCGGGGCGCGGCCGGCGCGGACTCCGGGGCCGGCCCGGACCTGGACGGCGCCGATGGGCGCGCATGAAACCGCCGGAGCGGGCCACCCGGAGCGGTACGGAGCACCGGCACCGGCGTGCACGGCCCCGGCCCGTCCCGAGGGCGCGCGCCCGGTGCGCACCAGACCCCTGCCGCATCGCAGGCATCTCAGACAACCCTGATCGCTGACATCTGGCCGAGGAGGCTCCTCTCGTGACCGCCCGTTCGTCGTCCCGCCGCCCATCGCAAGAACCCGCGCCCGCCCGTGGCACGGCCGTCCGGGGCACCTCCCCGGAGGCATCCGCCGGCCGGTCCGGTGTCCCGGCCACCTTCCTGCCGGGGCGTGATGAGCCTGCCGGGTCCGGCGGGGCCGCCTCGCCCGATGCGACCGTCGAGACCACTGATGCCACTGAGGTCGCTGAGGCTGCTGAGCCCGCCCAGACCACTGAGACTGCTGGGACCAGCGAGACCCACCGGTCCAGCGGGGTCACCGAGCGGCCGCCGCACCAGCGTGACCACGGCGAGCCCCTGCCGGAGCGGCCCGACGCCACCCGCCCGGACCGTACGCGGACCGGCAGCGCCCGACCTGGCAGCGCCCGGCCCGCCACCGCGGAACCCAGCACTGCACAGCCCGCCGGCGCGCCGACCGACGGCACACCCCCCGGCCCCGCCCCCGAGCCCAGCGGCGGCAGTCACGGCGTGCGGACCGCGCCGCCGCTCGGCGAGGAGGACCGCGGCCGGCTGCTGGGCGGCGCGCACCACGACCCGCACGGGCTGCTCGGCGCGCACCCGGTGCGCGGCGGCGTGCTCTTCCGCGTGCTGCGGCCGTACGCGAAGGCCGTCACCGTCCTCTCCAAGGGGCTGCGGGCCGATCTGCACGACGAGGGCGACGGCCTGTTCGGCGGGGTGCTGCCGCTGACCGCGGTGCCCGAGTACGAGCTGCTGGTCGCGTACGAGGACAACGTCGTGACCGTGCACGACCCGTACCGCTTCCTGCCCGCCGTCGGCGAACTGGACCTGCACCTGTTCGGCGAGGGCCGCCACGAGGAGCTGTGGCAGGCGATGGGCGCGATGCCCATGGTGCACCAGGAGGTGACCGGCACCCGCTTCACCGTCTGGGCGCCGAACGCCCGGGGTGTGCGCGTGGTCGGCAACTTCAACTTCTGGGACGGCACCGGCTTCCCGATGCGCTCGCTCGGCTCGTCCGGCGTGTGGGAGCTGTTCCTGCCGGGGCTGGGCGAGGGCGAGCTGTACAAGTTCGAGATCACCCGGCCGGACGGCTCGAAGACGCTGCGCGCCGACCCGATGGCCCGCCGTACGGAGTGCCCGCCCGCCAACGCCTCCGTCGTGCACACCTCGCACCACCGGTGGCAGGACGCGGCATGGCTGGAGCGGCGGGCCGAGCGCCCGGTGCACGCGGCGCCGTTCTCCGTCTACGAGGTGCACCTGGCG
Proteins encoded in this region:
- a CDS encoding maltokinase N-terminal cap-like domain-containing protein; this encodes MSETASTRAIRSPHDRLSTTAPALLSSLVPLLSEWLPRQRWFAGKGRPITGFHLVSATELLPCAAGGATPGLLHLLVRAQQSAAPPGAPQPVPPEHPAEPAATPPTGPAASGDCYQLLLGVHSALPPQLAPAVIGRPAGGPLHGRTVYDALLDNRLCALLLERLRVPGRLGGLRFCRVADSTISSGMPARPITVEQTNSSVVYGDSYILKVFRRTAPGLNPDLELPLALARAKCGRVPAPAAWFETDPEAGDGEPVTLGVLQPYLSGSADGWQLALNALAVQADFTSSARALGHATAEVHTALAETLPTTELRRPQLDAVAAQMNERLVATARVVPALRPYCARLRTAFDDLAALGHDGRAWSAQRIHGDLHLGQTLRTADEGRWSLIDFEGEPSRPLAERRRPQPAVRDVAAMLRSFDYAARSGPSGGDPWSLEWARRTRAAYCLGYAEAGGLDPRSAPELMRAYETDKAVYEVLYEARHRPNWLPVPMAAVRRLAGAPASRGAAGADSGAGPDLDGADGRA
- the treS gene encoding maltose alpha-D-glucosyltransferase encodes the protein MIVNEPVPDKFEDTPAKDRDPDWFKRAVFYEVLVRSFQDSNGDGIGDLKGITAKLDYLQWLGVDCLWLPPFFKSPLRDGGYDVSDYTAVLPEFGDLADFVEFVDAAHQRGMRVIIDFVMNHTSDQHPWFQESRTDPDGPYGDYYVWADDDKQYQDARIIFVDTEASNWTFDPVRKQYFWHRFFSHQPDLNYENPAVQEEMLSALRFWLDLGIDGFRLDAVPYLYAEEGTNCENLPASHSFLKHVRAEIDAHYPDTVLLAEANQWPEDVVDYFGDYSKGGDECHMAFHFPVMPRIFMAVRRESRYPVSEILAKTPEIPANCQWGIFLRNHDELTLEMVTDEERDYMYAEYAKDPRMRANIGIRRRLAPLLDNDRNQIELFTALLLSLPGSPILYYGDEIGMGDNIWLGDRDAVRTPMQWTPDRNAGFSSCDPGRLFLPTIMDPVYGYQVTNVEASMSSPSSLLHWTRRMIEIRKQNPAFGLGTYTELPSSNPAVLAFLREYQDDLVLCVHNFSRFAQPTELDLRTFNGRHPVELIGGVRFPPIGEWPYLLTLAGHGFYWFRLRRGRSSDRTGARAGRRKTAARIRPRYGYGRFPTAPTGSLPTTARAG